CGTCGGCCAGCTTGGTGCCGGCCGGCATGTTGATCAGCGCGCCGGGCTCCTGCTTGAGCGCGATGTCGGTCTTCTCGGTGACGACGGTCTGGCCGCCGGACAGCGCGCCGGGCTGGCTGACCACCGGGGTGGAGCTGATCGTCACCGACAGATTGCCGTGCGCGACCGCGCAGGGCGCCAGGGTCACGGCCTGGTTCATCACCACCGAGCCGGTGCGGGCGTTGATCACGATGCGGGCGGCCGGCGTCGCCAGGTCCAGCGACAGGTTCTCCATGTCGGCCAGGAAGCTGACGCGCTCGTCCGGGTTGCTGGGGGCGCGTACGCGCACGACGCGGCCGTCCAGCGCCTGGGCGGTGCCGGCGCCCTTGGCGCGGTTGATCGCGGAGGCCACGGCGCGGGCGGTGGCGAAATCGGCCGAGTTCAGGTCCAGCTGGATGCTGTCGCCCATCTGCAGCGCGGTCGGCACGCTGCGTTCGACCAGGGCGCCGCCGGGGATGCGGCCGGCGCTGAGGTGGTTGATCTGCACCTTGGAGCCGCCGGCCGAGGCGCCGGCGCCGCCGACCACCAGATTGCCCTGGGCGATTGCATAGACCTGGCCGTCGGCGCCGCGCAGCGGCGTCGCGATCAGGGTGCCGCCGCGCAGGCTCTTGGCATTGCCCATCGAGGACACGACGATGTCCAGCGGCTGGCCGGGCTGGGCGAACGGGGGGAGCTGGGTGGTGACCATCACCGCGGCGATATTGCGCGGCTGCATCGTGATGCCCGGTGGCAGCACGACGCCGAACTGCTGCAGCATCGCGGCCAGGCTCTGGCCGGTGAAGGGGGCCTGGGTGGTCTGGTCACCGGTGCCGTCCAGGCCGACGACGAGGCCGTAGCCGGTCAGGGGGTTGTTGCGCACGCCGGCCACCGACGCGACTTCCTTGATGCGCGCGGCGGCGGCCGGGACGGCCAGCGCGATCATCAGGGAAAACCCGATGCTTAACTTCAGCAGGGAGGGGAGGAGGCGGGACATGGCGGTTGCACGGTGAGACTCGTGCAACCGATTCTGGGCAAACTTAAGTCGGCGAAAGACTCAAAAAGAAGCGGGACAACCAGCCTATTTCATGGGTTTGCTCCAGCGCGCCGCGGCCGCGCTGTTCCACGCGGACATTGGCGACCTGCGCCGAGGAGACGGTATTGCCCTGCTGGATCAGGCGCGGGTCGACCTGGCCGGAGAAACGCAGCACGTCGACATTGCTGTTGACGCCGATCTGCTTCTCGCCGGTCAGCATCAAATGGCCGTTGGGCAGCACCGCGGTGACGACGGCGGTGATGCTGCCGCTGAACTCGTTGGTGTTCTGGTTGCTGCCCTTGCCGGCCGCGGTGGTGGCCGAGGTGGCCGCCGCAGAGGCGCGGCCGAAGGAATTGGGGGCGATGCCGGGCAGGGCGGAGATGCTGCCGCTGAGCTGGCCCTTCTTGTCCAGCGCGCTGCTGGAGCTCTGGGTGGCCGTGATGCGCTCGACGATCTGGATCGTCACCGTGTCGCCGACCAGGCGGGCGCGGTGGTCCTCGAACAGCGGGCGGTAGCTGACCGACTGGTAGATCGCGCCGTTCACCGGCACGGCGGCGGGCTGCAGCGGCAGCTGCACGACCGGGGTGTTCTGCAGCTCGACGCGTGGCGGCGGCTGCACCGCGGCGCAGCCGCCCAGGGCGGCTGCCAGCAGGGTCAGGGACAGGGCGAGTTTCATGGCCGGGCTCCCGCTGCTCAGATCTGGCTGAGCTTTTGCAGCATCTGATCCGAGGTCTGCACCGCCTTGGAGTTCAGCTCGTAGGCGCGCTGGGTCTGGATCATCTGCACCAGCTCCTCCACCACATTGACGTTGGAGGTCTCGACGAAACCCTGCTGCAGTGCGCCCAGGCCGTTGGCATTGGCGGCGCCGGCATTGGGCGTGCCGGAGGAGGCGGTTTCGGTGAACAGGTTCTGGCCGCGCGGCTCCAGGCCGGCTGGATTGACGAAGTTGGCCAGCTGGATCTGCCCCAGGTTCTGCGGCTGGGTGTTGCCGGGCACGGTCACGGTGACGGTGCCGTCGGCGCCGACCGTCAGGGTCTGGGCATTGGGCGGCACGGTGATGCCGGGCAGCAGGCTGTAGCCGGTGTTGGTCACCATCTGGCCGTTGGCGTCCAGCTGGAAGCCGCCGTCGCGGGTGTAGGCGGTGGTGCCGTCGGGCATCTGGATCTGGAAGAAGCCGTTGCCCTTGATCGCCAGGTCCAGGTTGTTGCTGGTCTGCTGCAGATTGCCCTGGCTGAAGATGCGCGAGGTGGCCACCGGGCGTACGCCCAGGCCGACCTGCAGGCCGGTGGGCAGCTGGGTCTGCTCGGTGGTGTTGGCGCCGGTCTGGCGCAGGTTCTGATAGATCAGGTCCTCGAACACCGCATGCGAGCGCTTGTAGCCATTGGTGGCGACGTTCGAGAGGTTGTGCGAGATGGTGTCCAGCTGGGTCTGCTGGGCTTCCATGCCGGTCTTGGCGATCCAGAGCGAGCGAATCATGGCGGGGTTCCTTAGGTCGTGCCGAGCAGTTTTGCTGACTGCTGGCCCTGGGTCTGGGCGATCTGCAGGAGCTTCATCTGCTGCTCGAACTGGCGCGCCGCGGCGATCATGCTGACCATGGTCTCGACCGCGCTGACATTGCTGCCCTCCAGCGCGCCGTCCTGCAGCCGCGCGGCCGGGTCGGCGGGCAGGTCGGCATCGGCGGCGCGGAACAGGCCGTCCTCGCCGCGCGTCATCTTGGCCTCGGGCGTCACCAGCTTCAAGCGGCCGATATTGATCGGGTTGCCGGTCGGCAGCTTGGCGGTCAGGGTGCCATCGGCGCCGATCTGCAGCGCGCTGTCGGGCGGCACCGTGATCGGGCCGCCGTCGCCCAGCACCTGCAGGCCGTTGCGCAGCACCAGCAGGCCCTCGTTGTTGACGTCGAGCGCGCCGGCGCGGGTGTAGGCCTCGGTGCCGTCCAGGGCCTGGACCGCGAGCCAGGAGTTGCCCTGCATCGCGACATCCAGGTTGCGGCCGGTGGCGTTGATCACGCCGGGCGCGTCGTTGTAGCCGATCGTGGTTTCCAGCGCGTAGGCGCGGGTGGTGGCGCCATCGCCGCGCACCGGCACGGCCCGGAAGGCCTGCAGCTCGGCGCGAAAGCCATTGGTCGAGACGTTGGCCAGGTTGTGGGATAGCACGTCCTGGCGCTGCATCGCCGCCTTCGCGCCGGCCATCGACAGGTAGATCATGCGGTCCATCGCGGGCCTCCGTCAGTCGCTGGCTGGATCAGCGCAGGTTCACCAGGGTCTGCATCACCTGGTCCTGGGTCTTGATGGTCTGGGCATTGGCCTGGTAGACGCGCTGCGCGGTCACCATGTTCACCAGCTCGGCCGTCAGGTCGATATTGGATTCCTCCAGCGCGCCGGCCTGCAGCTTGCCCATATTGCCGTCGCCGGGGGTGCCGACCACCGGATCGCCGGAGGTGAAGGTGCGCGCCCAGACATTGCCGCCCAGCGGCTGCAGGCCCTGCGGGTTGCGGAAGGTGGCGAACTCGATCTGGCCGGCGGGCTTGGACTCGCCGTTGGAATAGCGCGCGGTGACCACGCCGTTGCCCTCGACCACGATGCCGGCCAGCTGGCCCGGGGCATAGCCGTCCTGGGTCAGGTCGGTGACCGCGAAGCTGGAGCCGTTCTCGGAGGCGCCCAGGATGTCGAAGGAGATGCCCGGCAGGCTGGGGTCGGTCTGGTCGGTCGGGATGCCCAGGGTCGGCGCACCGGCGGCATTGGTGCCCGGCGGGATCTTCAGGTCCAGCTTGCCGGCCGGGGTGACCGGCTTGCCGCCCTGCGGCAGGAAGGTCATCTGGGTATAGGGGGCCTGCGGGTTGCCGTTGGCGTCCACCGGGATGCCGGTGCCGGTGGCATCGACGGCCAGCGACTTGCCGTTGGCGGTGGCATAGACGTTGTAGACCGTGTTGCCGCTGGCGTCCGGCGTTGCGGCGCGCTGGAAGTACAGGGTCAGCGAGACCGGCTGGCCCTTGGCGTCATAGACGGTCAGCGAGGTCGCGTTGTTGTAGGTGGACGGGGTGTTCAGCGTGATGCCGGTGACCTCGGTGCCGCTGGAGTCCTTGGGCGCGGTGGGCTTGGCGCGCGAGTCCAGGTTGAACTCCATCTTGATGTTGGAGGTGATCTGGGGGTCGATGCCCTTGGTGGGCAACTGCAGCGGCTGGGCCAGGCCCGGCTGGATCACGCCGGTGCCGTCGGCCGGGTAGCCGAGCAGCTTCAGCTCGTCGTTGTTGACGATGAAGCCCTCGCGGTCGACCTTGAACTGGCCGTTGCGCGAGTACATGGTCGGGCTCTTGCCGTCGCTGAGCTGGAAGAAGCCGGCCCCGTTGATGGCCATGTCCATCGGGTTCTCGGTCGTCGTGATATTGCCCTGGGTGAACTGCTGGGCCACCGCCTGCAGGGTAGTGCCGATGCCGACCAGGTTGGCGCCGGCGCCGTTCAGGGCCGAGGCGTACATGTCGGCGAACTCGGCGCGCGAGGCCTTCATGCCGAAGGTGTTGGCGTTGGCGACGTTGTGGCCGATGACTTCCAGGTTCTTGCTGGAGGCGTTCAGACCGGAGAGACCTTGTTGGAAGCTCATGGTGTTTCCTTGGGCAAAAGAGAGGCGGCTGCGTCAGTCGACGAGCTTGATGACGCTGTAGTCGACCATGCCCAGGCCCTCGAGCTTGACCTGGAACTTGGCGCCATTGGTATTGATCGCGACCACCTTGTCGGTGCCGTAGGTGGTGGCGGCGACGTCCTTGCCGCTGCGCGAGGCGGTGATGCGGAACTTCATGTTCTCGTAGCCGACGGCCTTGTCGGCGGGCCATTCGAAATGCTGCAGGCCGGCCTTCTGGCCGCCCAGCTCGCGGGTGTCGATCACGGTGCCGGAGGCGCTCAGGATCTCCAGCTTGACCTTGTCGGCCGCGCCGGCCAGGTCATAGGCGCCCTTGCCGATCTTCTTGCCGTCGACCTCCTTGACCACCAGGTTGTTGCCGGAGACGGTGACGTCGCGGCCGACCAGCGAGACGCTTTGCAGCGCCTGCATCTGGGTGAACTGGGCGGTCAGGTTCTCGATCGTCTTGGACAGGCCGCTGATGCCGGTGACGGTCTGGATCTGCGCCATCTGGCTGGTCACCTGGGCGTTGTCCAGCGGATTCATCGGATCCTGGTTCTGCATCTGTGCGACCAGCAGCTTCAGGAAGCGGTCCTGCGTGTCGACCGCGTTTTTGCTGGTCGCGGCGGACTTGCCGCCACTGAGGGTGTTGTTGAGGGCTGCGACATCCATGGCGGCGACTCCGTTTCAGTCCTCAGGACTGGCCCATCTGCAGGGTCTTGAGCAGCAGGTTCTTGGCCGTGCTCATCACCTCGATGTTGTTTTGATAGGAGCGCGAGGCGGAAATCATGTTGACCATCTCCTCGACGCTGTTGACATTGCTGTAGGTCACATAGCCCTCGGCATCGGCCTGCGGATGCTTGGGGTCGTGCACGCGGCGGCCGGGGCTTTGGTCCTCGGTGATCTGGGCCACGCGCACCCCGGCCGCGCCGAGGTTGTTGCCGGCGCCGACCAGGGCGGTCTGGAAGATCGCCTGGCGCGCCTTGTAGGCCTGGCCATCCGGGCCGGCCACGGTGTCCGCATTGGCCAGATTGCTGGCCACCACATTGAGGCGCTGGCTCTGCGCGCTGACCGCGCTGCCGGAGACGCTGAAGATCTGGAACATCGACATGGTTCAGCCCTCCGATCAGGCGGCGTTGTGCGACTTCATCGCGTCCAGCGTGGTGCGCACGCTGCCATTGATGAAGCGCAGGGTGGCCTCGTACTTCACCGCGTTGTCGGCGAAGTTGGCGCGCTCCCGGTCCATGTCCACCGAGTTGCTGTCCAGATTGGTCTGGGCGGCGGTGGAATAGAGCTTCTCGTGGTCGGCGCGGGCGCCGGCCAGCGGGGCCATGTGGCCGGCGCTGGTGGTGTTGAGGGCGCCGGGGATGCCCGTCATGCCGGTGGCCTCGCGCAGCGCCCGCGCAAAGTCCATGTCGCGGGCCTGGTAGCCCGGCGTGTCGGCGTTGGCGATATTGCTGGCGAGCTGGCGCTGGCGCTCCGACCGCAGGGCCAGGGCCTGGGTCTGGAAGTTCAGCGCGTCGGTCAGTCGGTTGATCATGATGCGGGCCCTCGGGTGGCAGCTTGGGCGATTGGACGGGATTGTGTTGGGCGGGTCGGAAAACATGAGCGGGA
This genomic stretch from Roseateles sp. DAIF2 harbors:
- the flgB gene encoding flagellar basal body rod protein FlgB, translating into MINRLTDALNFQTQALALRSERQRQLASNIANADTPGYQARDMDFARALREATGMTGIPGALNTTSAGHMAPLAGARADHEKLYSTAAQTNLDSNSVDMDRERANFADNAVKYEATLRFINGSVRTTLDAMKSHNAA
- a CDS encoding flagellar basal body P-ring protein FlgI, whose product is MSRLLPSLLKLSIGFSLMIALAVPAAAARIKEVASVAGVRNNPLTGYGLVVGLDGTGDQTTQAPFTGQSLAAMLQQFGVVLPPGITMQPRNIAAVMVTTQLPPFAQPGQPLDIVVSSMGNAKSLRGGTLIATPLRGADGQVYAIAQGNLVVGGAGASAGGSKVQINHLSAGRIPGGALVERSVPTALQMGDSIQLDLNSADFATARAVASAINRAKGAGTAQALDGRVVRVRAPSNPDERVSFLADMENLSLDLATPAARIVINARTGSVVMNQAVTLAPCAVAHGNLSVTISSTPVVSQPGALSGGQTVVTEKTDIALKQEPGALINMPAGTKLADVVKALNAMGATPQDLLAILQAMKSAGAIMAELEVI
- the flgF gene encoding flagellar basal-body rod protein FlgF, with translation MDRMIYLSMAGAKAAMQRQDVLSHNLANVSTNGFRAELQAFRAVPVRGDGATTRAYALETTIGYNDAPGVINATGRNLDVAMQGNSWLAVQALDGTEAYTRAGALDVNNEGLLVLRNGLQVLGDGGPITVPPDSALQIGADGTLTAKLPTGNPINIGRLKLVTPEAKMTRGEDGLFRAADADLPADPAARLQDGALEGSNVSAVETMVSMIAAARQFEQQMKLLQIAQTQGQQSAKLLGTT
- the flgG gene encoding flagellar basal-body rod protein FlgG, producing MIRSLWIAKTGMEAQQTQLDTISHNLSNVATNGYKRSHAVFEDLIYQNLRQTGANTTEQTQLPTGLQVGLGVRPVATSRIFSQGNLQQTSNNLDLAIKGNGFFQIQMPDGTTAYTRDGGFQLDANGQMVTNTGYSLLPGITVPPNAQTLTVGADGTVTVTVPGNTQPQNLGQIQLANFVNPAGLEPRGQNLFTETASSGTPNAGAANANGLGALQQGFVETSNVNVVEELVQMIQTQRAYELNSKAVQTSDQMLQKLSQI
- a CDS encoding flagellar basal body L-ring protein FlgH → MKLALSLTLLAAALGGCAAVQPPPRVELQNTPVVQLPLQPAAVPVNGAIYQSVSYRPLFEDHRARLVGDTVTIQIVERITATQSSSSALDKKGQLSGSISALPGIAPNSFGRASAAATSATTAAGKGSNQNTNEFSGSITAVVTAVLPNGHLMLTGEKQIGVNSNVDVLRFSGQVDPRLIQQGNTVSSAQVANVRVEQRGRGALEQTHEIGWLSRFFLSLSPT
- the flgE gene encoding flagellar hook protein FlgE — translated: MSFQQGLSGLNASSKNLEVIGHNVANANTFGMKASRAEFADMYASALNGAGANLVGIGTTLQAVAQQFTQGNITTTENPMDMAINGAGFFQLSDGKSPTMYSRNGQFKVDREGFIVNNDELKLLGYPADGTGVIQPGLAQPLQLPTKGIDPQITSNIKMEFNLDSRAKPTAPKDSSGTEVTGITLNTPSTYNNATSLTVYDAKGQPVSLTLYFQRAATPDASGNTVYNVYATANGKSLAVDATGTGIPVDANGNPQAPYTQMTFLPQGGKPVTPAGKLDLKIPPGTNAAGAPTLGIPTDQTDPSLPGISFDILGASENGSSFAVTDLTQDGYAPGQLAGIVVEGNGVVTARYSNGESKPAGQIEFATFRNPQGLQPLGGNVWARTFTSGDPVVGTPGDGNMGKLQAGALEESNIDLTAELVNMVTAQRVYQANAQTIKTQDQVMQTLVNLR
- the flgC gene encoding flagellar basal body rod protein FlgC, which translates into the protein MSMFQIFSVSGSAVSAQSQRLNVVASNLANADTVAGPDGQAYKARQAIFQTALVGAGNNLGAAGVRVAQITEDQSPGRRVHDPKHPQADAEGYVTYSNVNSVEEMVNMISASRSYQNNIEVMSTAKNLLLKTLQMGQS
- a CDS encoding flagellar hook assembly protein FlgD, encoding MDVAALNNTLSGGKSAATSKNAVDTQDRFLKLLVAQMQNQDPMNPLDNAQVTSQMAQIQTVTGISGLSKTIENLTAQFTQMQALQSVSLVGRDVTVSGNNLVVKEVDGKKIGKGAYDLAGAADKVKLEILSASGTVIDTRELGGQKAGLQHFEWPADKAVGYENMKFRITASRSGKDVAATTYGTDKVVAINTNGAKFQVKLEGLGMVDYSVIKLVD